TAATCATGGCTCATACTTCATTTGATTTTCTAAAAGAAGTATTTTGGGGTAAAGAAGTTATCGTAAAAACTGGTGTTGCAAAACTTGGGAACTCCTCAATAGAGTTGTGTCATGCAGTTTATCAAGATGGGAAATTATGCACAATAGGAAAGTGTATACTTATTCATTATGACTTTGAGACAAAACAAGCAGTATCAATACCTGAAAAAATAAGAGCAGAATTAGAAGCTCATCTTTTCACATCACCTTGGATGGGCACACTAGAAGAAGTTGAAGAGTTTGAAAATAGTAATAAGAGTTAAACTCTTATTACTAAGACTCAATTATCACAGGGAGAATTGATACAACTAAAAGTATCGCCATGATAAGATTGAATTTTCTAACATGACTTTCTTCTTTTATAAACCTTTTTAAGGCAACTCCACCCATAGCCCAAACATTACAAGATATTGCACCTGCAAGTAAAAATAAAAAAGCTATAATAACTACTTGAGCTATACTATTCTCTTTTGAAGTTACAAAAATAGACATTGCAGTCATAGACATAATCCAACCTTTTGGATTAACCCATTGAAAAAGTGCTGCTTGTATAAAAGTAAAAGGCTTATGTTTTTCTTTTATTTTCATATGTCCTTTACTAGAACCTATTTTATATGCCATCCAAAAAAGATAAAGTATTCCTATTACTTTAAGTATTTTTAGAACTATTGGAAATCTCTCAAATACAATACCAATACCTAAACCCACAAGTAAAACCATTAATCCAAAACCTAAAAA
This portion of the Arcobacter nitrofigilis DSM 7299 genome encodes:
- a CDS encoding acyl-CoA thioesterase — its product is MFTEIIKPRFLETDALGHINNNTYGVWFEAARDEIFRIFMPKANVKEWNLIMAHTSFDFLKEVFWGKEVIVKTGVAKLGNSSIELCHAVYQDGKLCTIGKCILIHYDFETKQAVSIPEKIRAELEAHLFTSPWMGTLEEVEEFENSNKS
- a CDS encoding LysE family translocator — encoded protein: MEELYTVSLLISIATFALTATITPGPNNVLLLSSGLTFGYKRTLPHVFGVFLGFGLMVLLVGLGIGIVFERFPIVLKILKVIGILYLFWMAYKIGSSKGHMKIKEKHKPFTFIQAALFQWVNPKGWIMSMTAMSIFVTSKENSIAQVVIIAFLFLLAGAISCNVWAMGGVALKRFIKEESHVRKFNLIMAILLVVSILPVIIES